Sequence from the Nitrospirota bacterium genome:
AATCCAAACTGGACTTAAAAAGCTTGAAGACTGTGCTTTTAAACTTATTATAGGACACCATCCATTAGATTGGTATGATGAAGATGAAATGCCCATACGTTCTATTTTTGGGAAAAAAAGCGTTATATATATACATGGTCATCTACATAGAAACAGTGGAAATCAGGAGGTTGGAGCGGGCCGTAAATTTCTGACTGTTCAGTCCGGGGCTGCATTTCAAGCGAGAGAGAGTGAACGGTGGATAAATCGTTTGCTTTGGTGCGAGCTGGATCTGGAAAAAGCTCATCTCAATATCCAGCCGCTCCAATGGTCAAAGGCTAATCAGGAGTGGGCTTTGGATGGTATAGCTTATCCGGAAGAATATAGAAAGCCCGGAACTGATTATTGGGTTCTGCCATTAAAAGATATTCCGCATAAACCTAAAGCTCAGTCTGTAAAAACTTCTGAGGAAGATGATACAACAATTTTGCCACAGGGGTGGTCCCTTGTTGATCAATCCTTTCTAGACGAAAAACAACGCGATTTGTCTGAAGACGATATATTGAGCTTCTTTGATGGGCGCGTTCCCTCGTGGCGAGACGCGCTGTCAGCTAAGATACCTCGTCGCAAAATAGTAAGTGATATAGTGGCGGAATTACATGATGCCAGACAGCATGGCGAATTACGCGTCACATTAATACTAGGCGCTGGTGGCGAAGGCAAATCAACCGTTTTTTTCCAAACAATTTCTGATCTATTGACCTCTGATTCTAGATGGAATATCTTGTGGCTCTCAAACCCTGCGCGTGATATTTTATGGCCAAATAGATTTCTAAATCAACTTCCACATGACACTAATAGTTGGCTAATTGTTTCTGATGATGCTGATTTAGTGGCAAAATACTTATTTGAAACCGCAAAGTCATTTCACAGGGCAGAGCGCAAAGATATTCAGTTTTTATTATGTTGTAGAGATTCGGACTGGCTTGCAGCTGAAGCGCATGAATGGCAATGGAAAGACTATGTTACTTTTGTAGAAAAAAGATTAAGAGGAATTACTATTGATGATGCAGAATTGATTGTCAAAGGATGGGCTCAACTTGGGAGCAAGGGATTAGGGAAGTTAAGTGGGCTAGATTATAAGGAGGCGGCTAGTCGCCTATATATAGCTTCAAAATCTGAGGAAGAAAAATATCAGGACGAAGGAGCCTTTCTTGGGGCGATGTTGCGGGCTCGTATGGGAGACGAACTAAAGTCACATGTAAAAAGTCTTTTATTACGCCTTAAAGAAAGGCATCTAAAAAATGAAACCCTTATGGACGCTTTCGCCTACATTGCTGCAATGCATTCAGAACAACTTTATATTTTGACAAAGGAGATTTTGGCGGAAACCCTCTCCTGTAAACTTAACGATATAAAAAAGAAGATTACCGGGCCGCTTGGGGATGAGGCAGCCGCATCAACTGGGGGGGATCGTATTTATACGCGTCATCGTGCAATAGCAGAAGCCGCCGTCGAGTTACTTGATGAAATATTTCACGTTGATTTTGATGAAATCTTTATTACACTGGCTGAATCAGCCTATCGTATCCATTGCCAAGGTCTCTATCTCCCATACTTTGTGAAGTGGAAATTTTTATCAGATCATTTTCTAAGTCGTGGAAATACCAGCCTCGCAATAAGACTTGATCAAGCTTTGCGCAAAATAGACCCAGCCGATTCCCGTTTAATAGTACATTTGTCAAGGCTGTTGAGAGAAGCTGGCCAGCCTGATTTAAGCATTAAAGTATTCCGAGAATTGGATCATGGTCTTGCTGGGCCAGTTAGGGCAGTCTTTTTTGAATGGGGTGTTGCCGAAGGCGTCAGCAATAATGATGCTTTAGCCGTTTGGCTTTTTGGCGTCGCCTTGTCTGACAAAATAGAACTAAAACCAATCGAAAACAAGACTGCTACAATGTGCCTAAGTGGTCTGGCAATGAATTTATTTAGGCTCTTTGAGTCATATAACAATTCTATATTCATTGAATCATGCGGAGCTGCTGTTCAGATCGGCCTTAGTTTCCCTTTATTAAACGAAATAGACAGACGATTATTGGGTGAATATGAAGCAAAAAGCAGAGCCGCAGGAGTTGAGAAGGGTGATCTTAAAATCGCATTTCACAGATTGCAAAAGGGCATAATTTCTGCTTGGGAGCAGAAGGAAGCCACATTGGCCCACTGGGTTGCGCCAGCATCAGAACTCACGTTTGAGCGACTGGGAAAGCTCATTGGAATTGAGGATATTTAATCTGGGACCGAGAGCCAATGACGGTGATGAATTTAAGGTAGCACTGAGAATGAATACGTGAGTACTCACAACCAATCGTTCCAGCGGGGAACCCGCTGAACTCTGCGTAACATCTACACCCCTACTCTATCTTCGTAAACATCTTCCCCATCGCCCGCAAAAGTTTCCTGTTGTTGAAAATCGCGTAAAATAGTATCCTATCTATAGCAAAGAATGGATGACTACAAATTCACAGAATATTTTGAGAAGGAAATTTTAAGGAAACGGCCATATCTCAAAAAAGAATGGTGTATTCAGATAATTAAGCACCCGCTCAGGGTTGAACCTCAGGAGCATAATCGTTTCAGGTTTTGGGGCATAGTTGAAGAATTAGATGACCGTGTACTTAGAGTCATTACATTAGAAGATAAAAAAACAATTCACAATGCATTTCCAGACAGGAGGTATAAGCCATGAAACTTAATTATTATCCGGAGACCGATTCTCTATATATCGATCTCTCCGAAAAAACAAGCGTTGAGAGCAAAGAAATTTCTACAGGTGTTGTCCTTGATTATGATGCCGACGGCAATTTAGTGGGCATTGACATAGACAATGCAAGCAAAAAAGTCCAGCTCAAAGAACTGATTCTCAGCAGGCTCCCTGCGGATATTCACGCAGTCGCAGCCTAATAATATCTCATACGGATTTTATATTACTTTGCTGCATAGATCCTACTCTATCTTCGTAAACATCTTCCCCAACGCCCCGCATATCGGGCACTCATCCGGCGCCTCGCCCTCAACGGTATTCCCGCAGACCTGGCAGACATAATAATCAACTTCCCTGCTGTTGCCGAGGCTTTCGAGCGCACTCTTATATAGCGCCGCGTGTATCTTTTCCACCTCATTTGCAAGATAAAAACTCCTTGAAGCCGAAGTCTCTCCTTCTGCCTTTGCTTCATCTATCATTGCCGGGTACATGCTCTCAAACTCATGCGTCTCTCCGCTTATGGCAGCCTCAAGGTTCTCTTTGGTGCTTTTAATGCCGTCAAGCTCCCTGAGATGGTTATGGGCATGGACCGTCTCGGCATCGGCAGCGGCCCTGAAGAGCTTGGCAACCTGGCGGTAGCCCTCTTTTTCAGCCTTTTTTGCAAACGCAAGGTATTTCCTGTTGGCCTGCGACTCGCCCGCGAACGCGTCCTTAAGATTCTTTTCAGTCTTTGACATTGCTCCTCCCCTATAAAAACAGATGTGTGATTTCTAATTGCTCATTTCACTTCAGGCGACGGGTCATCCCTGAATATATTTGTCCTGACGGCAAGCGAAAAAAGATAAGGGTAGCTCTTCTTCATATGCTTCATATACATCAGCCATTCAAACAGCAGATGATTATACGCGCGGTTGATATCCAGTTCCAGGTGCTTGCCGTCCATCTCGGCCAACAGTGAAAGATCCTGCCTCGCATCAAGCTCCTCTGAAAGGTGAAATACGGCCCAGAGCAGGTCTGTAAAAGAATCATGCTCAAGCAGGTTCTGGTTCTCCAGCAGGCGCAGCAGAAACAGCCTCTTTTCATGCAGAAAATCCTTCAACTCATCCAGGCTGCCTTTGCGTATATCAACTTCAGGTTTATGCCCTGATATAAATCTGACAGCTTCATTAAAATCCTTATCAGACCATTCAGCTGATACGATCATATGTTTATTCCCCCGCAGAGAATGGCTGTTGAATTTGAGAAGATGCTCAAGCAGGTCATTGCCAGCCTCGCTGAAGAAAGTCCCGATGACCATATTCATCTTCTGCATCAGGATATCCTTCTCCCTCTGCTGAAGAAGGCGGTGGATGATCAGAGTGACAAGCAGGACTTCGATCGGCACAAACGCGATATCACCCAGCAAATATATGAAAATGTGATGGGCGTCGCCAAAGAGCGCGTAGTGTATAGAATAAAAGAGCATGGAAAGGCTTATGAGTGCCAATCCAAGTATGATCTGCCATCGAGTATTATTCATTAAGCCTCACACATAAAACAGATGTCAAAACACGACCTTTTCTGTAATGCCCGCCTTCCTCTATTCAGGCTTATCAGGAACGGCCCGGGAAGGCCCTGTTCCCCTGCCTGCGAGGTAGAGCGCTATCTCCTCAGCCACATCAGCTGAAATAGCGCCGCCGGAATATTTTGACATCCTCTTCGTGGTCCTTTTCCACCCTTCGAGATCCTTGTTTTTTCTCAAAGCGCGGTCAAGGGCATGGCATTGCCCGCACTTCTTTTCAAACAGTTCTTTTCCGCTGTCTGAAGAAGCTGATGAAAAAGAAACGTTCGCCAACAATAAAAATGACAGCCCGGCTATCAAAGGGATCTTCCCCATCTCCGGCCTCCTTGTTAAGATCAATTTACTTAATCAGAAGAATTATCAGGCGGTCTTCTGCATGGGCTTCCCGCAGCAGACAAGAACTCCGACTCCCTCGTTGGTCACAGCCACCTCGTTTGTACAAACCACACACTTATACTTTTCACCAAGCTTTGTCGCCATTTCATCCTCCTTATATACTGCCGAGATTAAAACCCTTCACATATGAATTATTATAATATATTTTTCATACCTACTCTAATATCATACTTTTCTGTTAAAATCTATAATTCAAAATATGACAAAAAATGAGATGTATATAAAAAAAACCCTCGCTCTCGCTGCAAAGGGCATTGGCCGCACAAGCCCCAATCCTGTTGTCGGCGCTGTTATAGTCAAGAACAACAGGATCATAGCTTCTGACTATCATAAAAAAGCAGGCGAGCCTCATGCCGAAGCACTTGCCCTTGCAAAGGCAGGCGCCTCTGCAAGAGGAGCCACGCTCTACATCAACCTTGAACCATGCTGCCATACCGATAAAAAAACACCGCCGTGCACCAATGCTATTATCAGATCAGGCATTAAAAAAGTTGTAGTCTCAATGCTTGACCCGAATCCAAAGGTATCAGGAAAAGGGATAAAGGAGCTTAACAAGGCCGGGATCGAAACCGAGGCAGGCATCATGGAAGGAGAGGCTGCGAAGCTTAATGAACCTTTTATCAAGTTCATTACAACAAAAAAACCATTCATCATTCTTAAGATAGCCCAGAGCATTGACGGCAAAATAGCGGACGCAAAAGGCGAGTCCAAATGGATCACAGGCGAGAAGGCAAGAAAGCATGTTCATAAACTGAGGAATGAGCTGGACGCCGTAATGGTAGGAATAGGAACTGTAATAAAGGACGACCCGTCCCTTGACTGCAGGATGAGAGGAGGGAGGAATCCATACAGGATAATCGTTGACAGCGAGCTCAGGATATCTCTCAAATCCAAATTATTAGGGTATAAAGACGGCAAGACAATTATAGCAACAACAGATCAGGCAGCAGCCGGCAAGATTAATGCGATAAGAAAGGCCGGGCATCAGCTCCTTATTTTAAAGAGCAGAAACAAACAGGTTGACCTTAAACTATTGGGAAAAGAACTCGGCAGGCTGGGGATATCAAGCATAATGATCGAAGGCGGTTCACACATAGCCGCGTCAGCGCTTTCAGGCAGGATAGTTGATAAGGTTATGTTCTTTATCGCTCCAAAGATCATAGGCGGCAAGGATGCCGTAACATCTGTTGAAGGCGGCGCTCCTGCCTCACTTTTGAAAGCTTTAAAGCTAAGAGACATAAAAACAAGAAAATTCGGCGATGACCTGCTTATTGAAGGATATGTGAAAAATTAAAACCCGTTTCTACTGATTAAGACTTCTTCTCCTGCGCCTCGGCTATCTTATTGTAGACCCATCCGAATATGGAAGCGCAGATAACACCGTCAAAAAAACCTATGATAAGGCCGAAGAAACTCCCCTTGATAGAGATATCATACCCCGGATACATGGATTGAGGCAAAGACTTCAGAAATGTCTCTCCATATCCTGTATAAACACTCAATAGCGTGACAATAAATAAACTTAAACCCCATAAAATACCTGTTGAAACACCAAGCGCCAAAAGTTTGAATTTCATGATCATTCCCTCTTAATTATTTTTTTGTTTTATTATTATACTGCAAAAGCCTTTTATCCGTCTCAATAACCTTCTCAACATCATCACCGCTCAGTTCCCATGAATACTCTCCGTCTCCATTGCGTTTCAATTTGATCTTCACCGGTGTTTCCGGAGCGGCCTCACCTATCTCCTGAACGGATTTAAAAGCACTGCCCTCATCCTTGGCAGTCCCGCCTGCGCCTGAGCAGGCAGTTGCTGTCAGGATCAAGCACATAAACAGAAATACGAGAATTGAATTCTTATTTTTCACTCTTTCACCTCAATTTTTAATTTATCTTAGTAACTCCTGTATTTATTTGTTATGGGGAACCTGCGGTCCTTGCCGAACGCACGCTGTGTTATCTTTATCCCCGGAGGCGCCTGGCGTCTCTTATACTCGGAACTGTCTACCATTCTTATAACCTTTTGAACGCTGTTTACATCACAGCCCAGCTCCATGATCTCTTCAAAACTGCGGTCATCCTCAACATAAGCTTTAAGCACAGGGTCAAGCACAGGATACGGCGGAAGAGTGTCTGTATCCCTCTGGTCAGGCTTAAGCTCTGCCGTAGGCTCTTTCCATAATATATTTTCCGGAATAAGCATACTGCCCTCTTTGCCGTTGCGCCACTCGCAGAGTTTATACACAAGCGTCTTCGGCACATCCTTTATCACAGCAAACCCGCCGGCCATATCGCCGTACAAGGTAGCGTAACCAACGCTCATCTCGGACTTATTCCCTGTTGTCAGAACGAGCCATCCGAACTTATTTGAGAACGCCATCAGGATAGTTCCCCTGATCCTTGCCTGCAGGTTCTCTTCTGTAGTGTCCGGAGCGGCGCCGCTGAACTCTTTTGAAAAAGTTTTAAGGAAGACGTTGAAAATATCATCGATAGGAACCGTCTTTATCTTTATGCCGAGATTGTCAGCGTGAGTGTGTGCATCGTCACGGCTCTCTTTGGAAGTATAGCGCGACGGCATAAATACACCGTGCACATTCTCTCTCCCGAGCGCGTCAACAGCGATGGTCGCGACCAGGGCAGAGTCGACCCCGCCGCTCATCCCTATCACCGCCCCCTTAAACCTGTTCTTCTGCACATAGTCTTTTGTTCCGAGGACAAGCGCGCTGTATATTTCTTCAGGTTCGGATATCTTCTTATGCCTTCTGTTCTTTAATTGAGGTCTTCTTTTTGAGAGCGCCGAAGGGATATCTGCCATCTCAACCTTCTCGCCTTTGGATACCAGCCTCTTAAGCTCCTTCCTGCTGTCATCTGATAATTCCTGCCGTTTGACCTTTTCCGGTTGAAAATCAAATGTCAGCATCTCTTCCACAAACTGCCTGCCCTCAATTATCATCCCGCCCTTAGCATCCATTACAAAACTGCCGCCGTCAAATACAAGTTCATCCTGCCCGCCGACCATGTTTACATAGAGCATTGCGGCATTGCATTCCAGCGCGCGTTTTTTAAGCATCTCTTGCCTGACGGCTATCTTGCCGATGCAATACGGCGACGCGTTGATATTTATGATAAGCTCGGCGCCGGACAATGCCTGAACCTTTGCCGGCCCGTTCTTCTCCCAGATATCCTCACAAATATTTATCCCGATATTTATTCCGGCAAAATTATAGACCGGATACCTCGCGCCTTTTTTAAAATAACGGTATTCATCAAAGACCCCGTAATTCGGAAGATGCTTTTTATGGTAAACATCTATGATTTTTTTATTCGATATAACTGCTGCCGCATTATAGAGACCCTCTTTTTTATCGACAAAACCGATAATGGCTGCTATTCCGTCAACTGACCTCTTTATCTCATTAAGCACATCAATGCTGTCATCTATAAAATCAGGCTTCAGGAGAAGGTCTTCAGGAGGATAACCTGTCACTGCAAGTTCCGGAAAGACGATGAGGTCAGACTTGGCGGCAAGGGCTTTCTTTATATATGAAACTATCTTCTTCCGGTTGCCTTCAAGGCCGCCAACCGTAGGGTTCATCTGTGCCAGTGATATGCGCATATTGGTTATATTACCCTCTGAAATTACTTCTGCTTCACAACATTAAGTGCTTAAATGATAATTGAAGATGCGCGATTTGTAAACCCGGAATATCTTCATAATTTATTCAATATAGATATGCTAAGCTTTAATTATTATTTTTGACCTATGGTGTTTTGAAATATATAATCTAAACGATACCATTATAAAAGGAGAAGAAATGTCTATCAAAAAAGCCGAATTCAGAAAGCTGCTTTTTTTTGCCGCTATCATATTATTGCTCAATATAGCCTGCCTTGTTCCTATGATCACCCATTCTGAGGCCAATGCCAGGAGCCAAACTTCCTTGCAGGAGTCGAAAGACCTTCTTTCAAGG
This genomic interval carries:
- a CDS encoding bacteriophage holin, with protein sequence MKFKLLALGVSTGILWGLSLFIVTLLSVYTGYGETFLKSLPQSMYPGYDISIKGSFFGLIIGFFDGVICASIFGWVYNKIAEAQEKKS
- a CDS encoding rubrerythrin family protein yields the protein MSKTEKNLKDAFAGESQANRKYLAFAKKAEKEGYRQVAKLFRAAADAETVHAHNHLRELDGIKSTKENLEAAISGETHEFESMYPAMIDEAKAEGETSASRSFYLANEVEKIHAALYKSALESLGNSREVDYYVCQVCGNTVEGEAPDECPICGALGKMFTKIE
- a CDS encoding desulfoferrodoxin FeS4 iron-binding domain-containing protein, with the protein product MATKLGEKYKCVVCTNEVAVTNEGVGVLVCCGKPMQKTA
- a CDS encoding metallophosphoesterase; amino-acid sequence: MSTKGLRWLHLSDFHSGKDQYGQIQLFDSIIEHIDSKKKADQTPDLIFITGDIADKGKKDEYELFCNDFILPLCDLLGDTTKIFIVPGNHDVDRDEARATKRYGIVNEIPEFFDPDKKGLHERKVLFPRFENYTQADMHAWTISPDNWLFSEEGFFTYIHEKNGCKIGILGINTAWLSEGEDRHHLTPGKTVIQTGLKKLEDCAFKLIIGHHPLDWYDEDEMPIRSIFGKKSVIYIHGHLHRNSGNQEVGAGRKFLTVQSGAAFQARESERWINRLLWCELDLEKAHLNIQPLQWSKANQEWALDGIAYPEEYRKPGTDYWVLPLKDIPHKPKAQSVKTSEEDDTTILPQGWSLVDQSFLDEKQRDLSEDDILSFFDGRVPSWRDALSAKIPRRKIVSDIVAELHDARQHGELRVTLILGAGGEGKSTVFFQTISDLLTSDSRWNILWLSNPARDILWPNRFLNQLPHDTNSWLIVSDDADLVAKYLFETAKSFHRAERKDIQFLLCCRDSDWLAAEAHEWQWKDYVTFVEKRLRGITIDDAELIVKGWAQLGSKGLGKLSGLDYKEAASRLYIASKSEEEKYQDEGAFLGAMLRARMGDELKSHVKSLLLRLKERHLKNETLMDAFAYIAAMHSEQLYILTKEILAETLSCKLNDIKKKITGPLGDEAAASTGGDRIYTRHRAIAEAAVELLDEIFHVDFDEIFITLAESAYRIHCQGLYLPYFVKWKFLSDHFLSRGNTSLAIRLDQALRKIDPADSRLIVHLSRLLREAGQPDLSIKVFRELDHGLAGPVRAVFFEWGVAEGVSNNDALAVWLFGVALSDKIELKPIENKTATMCLSGLAMNLFRLFESYNNSIFIESCGAAVQIGLSFPLLNEIDRRLLGEYEAKSRAAGVEKGDLKIAFHRLQKGIISAWEQKEATLAHWVAPASELTFERLGKLIGIEDI
- a CDS encoding NAD+ synthase, which produces MTNMRISLAQMNPTVGGLEGNRKKIVSYIKKALAAKSDLIVFPELAVTGYPPEDLLLKPDFIDDSIDVLNEIKRSVDGIAAIIGFVDKKEGLYNAAAVISNKKIIDVYHKKHLPNYGVFDEYRYFKKGARYPVYNFAGINIGINICEDIWEKNGPAKVQALSGAELIININASPYCIGKIAVRQEMLKKRALECNAAMLYVNMVGGQDELVFDGGSFVMDAKGGMIIEGRQFVEEMLTFDFQPEKVKRQELSDDSRKELKRLVSKGEKVEMADIPSALSKRRPQLKNRRHKKISEPEEIYSALVLGTKDYVQKNRFKGAVIGMSGGVDSALVATIAVDALGRENVHGVFMPSRYTSKESRDDAHTHADNLGIKIKTVPIDDIFNVFLKTFSKEFSGAAPDTTEENLQARIRGTILMAFSNKFGWLVLTTGNKSEMSVGYATLYGDMAGGFAVIKDVPKTLVYKLCEWRNGKEGSMLIPENILWKEPTAELKPDQRDTDTLPPYPVLDPVLKAYVEDDRSFEEIMELGCDVNSVQKVIRMVDSSEYKRRQAPPGIKITQRAFGKDRRFPITNKYRSY
- the ribD gene encoding bifunctional diaminohydroxyphosphoribosylaminopyrimidine deaminase/5-amino-6-(5-phosphoribosylamino)uracil reductase RibD, whose product is MTKNEMYIKKTLALAAKGIGRTSPNPVVGAVIVKNNRIIASDYHKKAGEPHAEALALAKAGASARGATLYINLEPCCHTDKKTPPCTNAIIRSGIKKVVVSMLDPNPKVSGKGIKELNKAGIETEAGIMEGEAAKLNEPFIKFITTKKPFIILKIAQSIDGKIADAKGESKWITGEKARKHVHKLRNELDAVMVGIGTVIKDDPSLDCRMRGGRNPYRIIVDSELRISLKSKLLGYKDGKTIIATTDQAAAGKINAIRKAGHQLLILKSRNKQVDLKLLGKELGRLGISSIMIEGGSHIAASALSGRIVDKVMFFIAPKIIGGKDAVTSVEGGAPASLLKALKLRDIKTRKFGDDLLIEGYVKN
- a CDS encoding DUF2283 domain-containing protein, which gives rise to MKLNYYPETDSLYIDLSEKTSVESKEISTGVVLDYDADGNLVGIDIDNASKKVQLKELILSRLPADIHAVAA